The Raphanus sativus cultivar WK10039 chromosome 2, ASM80110v3, whole genome shotgun sequence genome includes a region encoding these proteins:
- the LOC108830998 gene encoding phospholipase A1-Ibeta2, chloroplastic-like has protein sequence MQILTPNTDLFHAQRRHFTCSAKTSTLIPTKPLSVSTARKTNREHLRNLENVLKTSSTSTDTHDNNVSSSQVLKTTTSTSKLLGGLNLARIWPQMKAAVDEMSPKHLKRLQRLLSKSSEERSPKSKLGSKWRELHGSNNWAGLLDPLDEDLRRELVRYGEFVQAAYHAFHSDPEGSPRDVDALPDGSFKVTKSLHATSSVRLPKLIDDVALDLRWMTKQTSWVGYVAVCDDPTDGEVMVVGETSASSRCLHPLPRRTSLGKGVNFVGEDDVKFTRVLING, from the coding sequence ATGCAGATACTTACGCCTAACACCGACTTATTCCATGCACAACGTAGACATTTTACATGCAGTGCAAAAACCTCGACGTTGATCCCAACGAAGCCACTCTCCGTTTCTACGGCGAGGAAAACAAATAGAGAACATCTCAGAAATCTTGAGAACGTTCTTAAAACCTCCTCAACCTCTACAGATACTCACGACAATAATGTATCTTCTAGCCAAGTACTTAAGACGACAACGTCAACGTCTAAGTTACTAGGAGGTTTGAACTTAGCGAGAATCTGGCCTCAGATGAAGGCCGCCGTCGACGAAATGTCTCCGAAACATCTAAAGCGGCTTCAAAGACTTCTCTCAAAATCATCCGAGGAGCGTTCGCCCAAGAGTAAACTCGGGTCTAAATGGCGGGAGCTACACGGGTCGAACAACTGGGCCGGGTTGCTTGATCCTCTAGACGAGGATCTCCGGCGAGAGCTCGTCCGTTACGGAGAGTTCGTGCAGGCGGCTTATCACGCGTTTCACTCCGACCCGGAAGGCTCGCCGAGAGACGTCGACGCGTTACCTGACGGATCATTTAAAGTGACGAAGAGCCTTCACGCCACGTCATCCGTTCGTTTACCTAAATTGATCGATGACGTGGCGCTTGATCTGAGGTGGATGACTAAACAGACGAGCTGGGTTGGGTACGTGGCCGTCTGCGATGATCCGACGGATGGGGAGGTGATGGTGGTGGGTGAAACCTCTGCTTCCTCACGGTGTCTTCATCCGCTTCCACGTCGGACTTCCTTAGGTAAAGGCGTCAACTTTGTCGGTGAAGATGACGTCAAATTCACCCGAGTCTTGATCAACGGCTGA
- the LOC108831000 gene encoding uncharacterized protein LOC108831000: protein MVERRSSKKTTQLGNKEDQNPRKFYSRFLFKALILAVFCSIVPVFLSQTPELANQTRLLELLHLIFVGLAVSYGLLSRRNYDGGGGSSDHDHNNTNNPHVYVPKLLEVSSSVFNVGHESESEPSDDSSSKIQTWRNKYQMKTPEVVLSRDNESTRFVDRVSSEVREKPLLLPVRSLNYSRVSDHSGGPWEKRCASFSDPMEVPIIIIINRDVHQESVYG from the exons AtggtggaaagaagaagctccAAGAAGACAACCCAATTGGGTAACAAAGAAGATCAAAACCCTAGAAAATTCTACTCTCGATTCCTCTTCAAAGCCCTGATCCTCGCCGTGTTCTGCTCCATCGTACCTGTCTTCCTCTCTCAGACACCAGAGCTCGCAAACCAAACAAGACTCCTCGAGCTTCTCCACCTCATCTTCGTCGGACTCGCCGTCTCTTACGGCCTCCTCAGTCGTCGAAACTACGACGGAGGCGGCGGATCAAGCGATCACGATCACAACAACACTAATAATCCGCATGTCTACGTTCCTAAGCTTCTTGAAGTATCATCCTCTGTTTTCAACGTGGGTCACGAGAGTGAATCAGAGCCGTCCGATGATTCCTCCAGTAAGATTCAGACGTGGAGGAACAAGTACCAGATGAAAACTCCCGAGGTTGTTCTTTCCAGAGACAACGAGAGTACTCGGTTCGTCGATCGAGTTAGCTCAGAGGTGAGAGAAAAGCCTCTGCTTTTGCCTGTTCGTAGCTTGAACTACTCTCGTGTTTCCGATCACTCCGGCGGCCCGTGGGAGAAA CGATGTGCTTCCTTCTCCGATCCCATGGAGGTCccgatcatcatcatcatcaaccgAGACGTCCATCAAGAATCTGTCTACGGTTGA